In one Thioclava sp. ES.031 genomic region, the following are encoded:
- a CDS encoding PAS-domain containing protein codes for MTTAWLEATMIALTSVGAALVALLLTWLAVGRAPGRRLTPAAQEDLEEVAFLFDDEALVDATPPARRLLESMPIGASDWTRFTAFAAPRFPEFQSRIGQLADLGRLEMTEIASATDKPRLRLTVENFNGLARITLVDPEGEGQGQRVDSLSFRAMEDELEMMRTTLDRSPVLIWRTEKGGELSWANRAYLARAGAFDAGEEGFGWPLPSLFTLPLDAFDGGGPHRLEIGRASQGASDTATWFDCHSVVLERGTLHFALPADAAVRAEKALRDFVQTLTKTFADLPIGLAIFDRDRQLRLFNPALSDLLQLGPELLATRPTLYAFLDRLRETKMMPEPKDYRSWRQEMTELEQAAASGFHAETWNLPGGQTYRVTGRPHPDGAVAFLFEDISSETSLTRQFRGEIEMSQEVLDRVGDAIAVFRPSGELATANAAYGALWGVEPEATLGRVTLLDAVKQWQARAEPSAFWSWLQNLAREIGARENLTEEIILLDGRHVTCRLETLSGGAFLLRFSVDTASDTSPPRQTGTAVAQQG; via the coding sequence ATGACGACTGCATGGCTTGAGGCGACGATGATCGCGCTTACCTCGGTGGGCGCGGCCTTGGTCGCGTTGCTGCTGACATGGCTCGCCGTGGGCCGCGCGCCGGGGCGCAGGCTGACCCCCGCTGCGCAGGAAGACCTCGAAGAGGTGGCCTTCCTGTTCGACGATGAGGCCCTTGTGGATGCAACGCCCCCCGCGCGGCGCTTGCTGGAATCGATGCCCATCGGGGCGAGCGACTGGACGCGCTTCACAGCGTTCGCCGCGCCGCGCTTTCCCGAATTTCAGTCCCGCATCGGCCAGCTCGCCGATCTCGGGCGGCTCGAGATGACCGAGATTGCGAGCGCCACCGACAAGCCCCGGCTCCGCCTCACCGTCGAGAATTTCAACGGTCTGGCGCGGATCACCCTCGTCGACCCCGAAGGCGAGGGGCAGGGCCAGCGCGTCGACAGTCTCTCTTTCCGCGCGATGGAAGACGAATTGGAGATGATGCGCACGACGCTCGACCGGTCGCCGGTTCTGATCTGGCGGACCGAGAAGGGCGGTGAGCTGAGTTGGGCAAACAGAGCCTATCTCGCCCGCGCAGGGGCCTTCGATGCGGGGGAAGAAGGGTTTGGATGGCCGCTGCCGAGCCTGTTCACGCTGCCGCTCGACGCATTCGACGGCGGCGGGCCGCATCGTCTGGAAATCGGCCGAGCCTCACAAGGTGCCTCGGACACGGCGACATGGTTCGACTGTCACTCCGTCGTTCTCGAACGCGGCACGCTGCATTTCGCCCTCCCCGCCGACGCCGCCGTGCGGGCCGAGAAGGCGTTGCGCGATTTCGTCCAGACCCTGACCAAGACCTTCGCCGACCTGCCGATCGGGCTCGCGATTTTCGACCGGGACCGGCAGCTGCGGCTGTTCAATCCTGCGCTGAGCGACCTTCTGCAGCTCGGGCCGGAACTCCTCGCGACGCGCCCGACGCTCTACGCCTTTCTCGACAGGCTACGCGAAACCAAGATGATGCCCGAGCCGAAGGATTACCGAAGCTGGCGGCAGGAAATGACAGAGCTGGAGCAGGCCGCTGCCTCCGGGTTTCACGCCGAAACCTGGAACCTGCCCGGCGGGCAGACCTATCGCGTCACCGGACGCCCGCATCCCGATGGCGCGGTGGCGTTCCTGTTCGAGGATATTTCGTCGGAAACGTCTCTAACCCGGCAGTTTCGTGGTGAAATCGAGATGTCTCAGGAGGTGCTCGACCGGGTCGGCGACGCGATCGCGGTGTTCCGCCCCTCGGGCGAATTGGCGACGGCGAATGCCGCCTATGGCGCGCTCTGGGGGGTCGAGCCGGAGGCGACGCTGGGCCGGGTGACCCTGCTCGACGCGGTGAAGCAATGGCAGGCGCGCGCCGAACCCAGCGCCTTCTGGTCGTGGCTGCAAAATCTCGCCCGGGAAATCGGCGCGCGCGAGAACCTGACCGAAGAGATCATCCTGCTCGACGGGCGGCATGTGACCTGCCGGCTCGAGACGCTTTCGGGCGGGGCGTTCCTCCTGCGATTCAGCGTCGATACGGCGTCCGACACGTCGCCGCCACGTCAGACGGGCACCGCCGTCGCGCAGCAAGGCTAG
- the regB gene encoding sensor histidine kinase RegB codes for MAQRLEAQPGPAEIHHDWVRLRTLIFLRWTAIVGQLGAIFVAYFVYDIALDLALCLATVAAAIAANLVAIFLFPDTKRLTQPEAAATLMFDMAQLALLLSITGGMNNPFALLILVPVTIAATALERSATILLGLATMVMISIVAVVYLPLVSKTGEVIAVPDVFEFGYWLSIIIGVAFLGAYAHKVASEVRSMGDALRATQLALTREQKLTDLGGVVAAAAHELGTPLATIKLVSSELADELEDSPDLRDDALLIREQANRCRDILHSMGRVGKDDLHMRTAPIVAVLREAADPHLERGIEIHFDAHPIVEGLERQPTIYRYPELIHALRNFIQNAVDFAQSTVWVEAEWDDEEITVRISDDGKGYPTSVLNRIGDPFLQPRANAAERKGYEGMGLGVFIAKTLIERTGGRLTFSNGDAPYFPGATSPSRSGAVVEVVWPAARLVARDDAGLGLNQPIAV; via the coding sequence ATGGCTCAACGCCTCGAGGCCCAACCCGGCCCGGCCGAGATTCACCACGACTGGGTGCGCCTCCGGACGCTGATCTTCCTGCGCTGGACCGCGATTGTCGGTCAGCTCGGCGCGATCTTCGTTGCCTATTTCGTCTATGATATCGCGCTGGATCTGGCGCTGTGCCTTGCCACCGTCGCGGCGGCGATTGCTGCCAATCTCGTGGCGATTTTCCTGTTTCCCGACACCAAGCGCCTGACCCAGCCCGAGGCGGCGGCGACGCTGATGTTCGACATGGCGCAGCTTGCGCTACTGCTGTCGATCACGGGTGGGATGAACAATCCCTTCGCGCTGCTCATTCTCGTGCCGGTGACCATAGCGGCCACCGCGCTGGAGCGGTCTGCGACGATCCTGCTGGGCCTTGCGACGATGGTGATGATCTCGATCGTCGCCGTGGTCTATTTGCCGCTGGTCAGCAAGACCGGCGAGGTGATCGCCGTGCCCGACGTCTTCGAATTCGGCTATTGGCTGTCGATCATCATCGGCGTCGCTTTCTTGGGTGCCTATGCGCATAAGGTGGCGAGCGAAGTGCGCTCCATGGGCGATGCGTTGCGCGCGACCCAACTGGCCCTGACGCGCGAGCAGAAGCTGACCGATCTGGGCGGGGTCGTCGCCGCGGCGGCGCATGAGCTGGGCACTCCGCTTGCGACGATCAAGCTGGTGAGTTCGGAACTGGCCGACGAGCTCGAAGACAGTCCCGACCTGCGCGACGACGCGCTCTTGATCCGCGAGCAGGCCAATCGGTGCCGCGACATTCTCCATTCGATGGGCCGTGTCGGGAAAGACGATCTGCATATGCGGACCGCGCCCATCGTCGCCGTTCTGCGCGAAGCGGCGGACCCGCATCTGGAGCGCGGGATCGAAATTCACTTCGATGCCCATCCCATCGTCGAGGGGCTGGAGCGGCAGCCGACGATCTACCGCTATCCCGAACTGATCCACGCGCTGCGCAATTTCATCCAGAACGCCGTCGATTTCGCGCAATCCACGGTCTGGGTCGAGGCGGAATGGGACGACGAAGAGATCACCGTGCGGATCAGCGATGACGGCAAAGGCTATCCGACGAGCGTGCTCAACCGGATCGGCGATCCCTTCCTGCAGCCGCGTGCGAATGCGGCGGAGCGCAAAGGCTATGAGGGGATGGGGCTGGGCGTTTTCATCGCGAAGACCCTGATCGAGCGGACGGGCGGGCGGCTCACCTTCTCGAATGGCGACGCGCCCTATTTCCCCGGCGCGACCTCGCCCTCGCGCTCCGGTGCGGTGGTGGAAGTCGTCTGGCCCGCCGCGCGTCTCGTGGCGCGTGACGACGCAGGTCTCGGGCTGAACCAGCCGATCGCGGTCTGA
- a CDS encoding SCO family protein: MNRIAKISAAAATAIVVIGLGVTWFAATRSNDDDIFAQCRQSVVAGGAGEIGGPFTLTDENGKEVTNTDVITEPSILYFGYTYCPDVCPLDSARNAEAVSLLEKRGYSVTPVFISVDSARDTPELLKEFTDLMHPKMIGLTGTPEQIKKVSQEYRTYFKVQDPGDPYTLIDHSTQSYLVFPDTGFAEYYNRDTTPEQMADSVSCFVDAWKKANPDGAAGN, from the coding sequence ATGAACCGTATTGCGAAAATTTCCGCCGCCGCCGCGACGGCGATCGTGGTCATCGGCCTGGGCGTCACCTGGTTCGCCGCGACCCGCAGCAATGACGACGATATTTTCGCGCAGTGCCGGCAAAGCGTCGTCGCAGGCGGCGCAGGCGAAATCGGCGGTCCTTTCACCCTGACCGATGAGAACGGCAAGGAAGTGACGAATACGGATGTCATCACCGAGCCGAGCATTCTCTATTTCGGCTATACCTATTGCCCGGATGTCTGCCCGCTCGACAGTGCGCGCAATGCCGAAGCCGTAAGCCTTCTCGAAAAGCGCGGCTATTCGGTGACGCCGGTCTTCATTTCGGTCGATTCCGCACGCGACACCCCCGAGCTGCTGAAGGAATTCACCGATCTCATGCATCCCAAGATGATCGGGCTGACCGGCACGCCGGAGCAGATCAAGAAGGTCTCGCAGGAATACCGCACCTATTTCAAAGTGCAGGACCCGGGCGATCCCTACACGCTGATCGATCACTCGACCCAAAGCTATCTGGTCTTCCCGGACACCGGCTTCGCGGAATACTACAACCGCGACACGACGCCCGAGCAGATGGCCGACAGCGTCTCCTGTTTCGTCGATGCGTGGAAAAAGGCCAATCCCGACGGTGCAGCCGGAAATTGA
- a CDS encoding ActR/PrrA/RegA family redox response regulator transcription factor, translating into MAEDISADIGSDKSLLIVDDDLPFLTRLARAMEKRGFETQTAETVAAGRAIVQSNPPAYAVIDLRLEDGNGLDVVEALREKRADARIVVLTGYGAIATAVAAVKMGATDYIAKPADATDVTNALLAKGEVAPPPPENPMSADRVRWEHIQRVYELCDRNVSETARRLNMHRRTLQRILAKRSPR; encoded by the coding sequence ATGGCTGAAGACATCAGCGCCGATATCGGGTCGGACAAATCGCTTCTGATCGTCGATGATGATCTGCCGTTTCTCACGCGGCTGGCCCGCGCGATGGAGAAACGCGGCTTCGAGACCCAGACCGCCGAAACCGTCGCCGCAGGGCGCGCCATCGTGCAATCGAACCCGCCCGCCTATGCGGTGATCGACCTGCGGCTCGAGGATGGCAATGGGCTCGACGTGGTCGAAGCGCTGCGCGAAAAGCGCGCCGATGCGCGGATCGTGGTGCTGACCGGATATGGGGCCATCGCGACCGCAGTGGCCGCCGTGAAAATGGGCGCGACCGATTATATCGCGAAACCCGCCGATGCCACCGACGTCACAAATGCGCTATTGGCGAAAGGCGAAGTCGCCCCCCCGCCGCCGGAAAACCCGATGAGCGCGGATCGCGTGCGTTGGGAACATATTCAACGGGTGTACGAACTTTGCGACCGGAATGTTTCGGAAACCGCGCGCCGCCTAAATATGCATCGCCGGACCCTTCAGCGGATTTTGGCTAAGAGAAGCCCAAGGTGA
- a CDS encoding H-NS family nucleoid-associated regulatory protein has protein sequence MKMNLDDMSLDELKALRKQVDKAISGYEDRKKKEAIDQLERAARDMGYSLAELTGSGSAKPRRTVPPKYANPDNASETWTGRGRKPRWVQAALDNGKSLDDLKI, from the coding sequence ATTAAAATGAATCTCGATGATATGTCCCTCGACGAGCTCAAGGCTCTTCGCAAGCAAGTCGACAAGGCGATTTCCGGCTACGAGGATCGCAAGAAGAAAGAAGCGATCGATCAGCTTGAGCGCGCGGCCCGTGATATGGGCTATTCGCTGGCGGAATTGACCGGGTCGGGCTCGGCCAAGCCGCGCCGCACCGTGCCGCCGAAATATGCCAATCCCGACAATGCCAGCGAAACCTGGACCGGTCGTGGCCGCAAACCGCGCTGGGTTCAAGCCGCACTTGATAATGGCAAATCGCTCGACGATCTGAAGATCTGA
- a CDS encoding HD family hydrolase has protein sequence MKRAWQRMLSGRRLDLLDPTPVDIEIEDIAHGLAFVARWNGQTFGDWPYSVAEHSLLVEQIFCHQNPKIAAKWKLAALLHDAPEYVLGDMISPVKAAIGEGYGTLDDRLIAAVHIRFGLPAALPVRIKRAIKKADIVSARLEAEQIAGFSKVEADKVFGKLAPEYAETFKIHLRPPSEVRADYTARHEALLAEL, from the coding sequence ATGAAACGCGCTTGGCAAAGGATGCTTTCGGGACGCAGGCTCGACCTGCTGGACCCGACGCCCGTCGATATCGAGATCGAGGATATCGCGCATGGTCTGGCTTTCGTGGCGCGTTGGAACGGGCAGACTTTCGGCGACTGGCCCTATTCTGTGGCCGAGCATTCGCTGCTGGTGGAACAGATTTTCTGCCATCAGAATCCGAAAATCGCCGCGAAATGGAAATTGGCGGCGCTTTTGCACGATGCGCCGGAATATGTGCTGGGCGATATGATCAGCCCGGTGAAGGCGGCGATTGGCGAAGGCTATGGCACGCTTGATGATCGGCTGATCGCGGCGGTGCATATACGCTTCGGTCTACCCGCAGCGCTCCCGGTACGAATCAAGCGCGCGATCAAAAAGGCGGATATCGTCTCGGCGCGGTTGGAAGCCGAACAGATCGCCGGGTTTTCCAAGGTGGAGGCTGACAAGGTTTTCGGAAAGCTCGCGCCTGAATATGCCGAAACCTTTAAAATCCATCTGCGGCCGCCCTCGGAAGTGCGCGCGGATTATACCGCACGCCACGAAGCGCTTTTGGCAGAACTGTAA
- a CDS encoding glycosyltransferase, whose protein sequence is MEINLACSKPAQHRSAIAFCCDDAYLPYAAHAAGQIAQLHPDREFDICIVSAEPVTLPASLDELNLRLCSFDPDLIFSGFSTDRGRSSAMYMRLMLPQIFADDYDRILYLDADVHVESGDLSRLHEAMVSAHIVHFIGPSKPWRARPETLPPRFGRGLRHFCAAHFPERRFDIPDGPGPGSKLMTKMLVRHLINRNKMARYLARFPDDYTVIT, encoded by the coding sequence ATGGAGATCAATCTGGCCTGTTCGAAACCTGCGCAGCACCGCTCTGCGATCGCGTTTTGCTGCGATGACGCTTACCTGCCTTATGCCGCGCATGCGGCGGGACAGATCGCGCAGCTCCACCCGGATCGGGAGTTCGATATCTGCATCGTCAGCGCCGAACCCGTGACGCTTCCGGCGTCGCTCGACGAGTTGAACCTGCGGCTGTGCAGTTTCGATCCCGACCTGATATTTTCGGGGTTCTCGACCGATCGGGGACGCAGTTCGGCCATGTATATGCGGCTGATGCTACCGCAGATTTTCGCGGATGATTATGATCGCATTCTTTATCTGGATGCCGATGTTCATGTCGAAAGCGGCGATCTCTCGCGGCTGCATGAGGCGATGGTCAGCGCGCATATCGTGCATTTCATCGGCCCGTCGAAACCGTGGAGAGCGCGACCGGAAACCCTGCCGCCGCGCTTTGGGCGGGGTTTGCGCCATTTCTGCGCCGCGCATTTCCCGGAGCGTCGCTTCGATATTCCCGACGGCCCCGGACCGGGCAGCAAGCTGATGACGAAAATGCTCGTCCGGCATCTCATCAACAGAAACAAAATGGCACGCTATCTCGCGCGCTTTCCCGACGACTATACGGTGATCACATGA
- the ahcY gene encoding adenosylhomocysteinase yields MADYVIKDIALADYGRKELDIAETEMPGLMACRTEFGESKPLKGARIAGSLHMTVQTAVLIETLKALGADVRWASCNIFSTQDHAAAAIAAGGTPVFAIKGETLTEYWSYTDQIFQFEEGTCNMILDDGGDATLYILLGARVENGEPDLIEVPTSEEEEALFAQIKKRMKESPGWFTKQRDAIKGVSEETTTGVHRLYDLHKKGLLPFPAINVNDSVTKSKFDNKYGCKESLVDGIRRATDTMMAGKVAVVCGYGDVGKGSAASLRGAGARVKVTEVDPICALQAAMDGFEVVVLEDVVDSADIFITTTGNKDVIRIEHMREMKDMAIVGNIGHFDNEIQVANLKNHKWTNIKDQVDMIEMPSGSRIILLSEGRLLNLGNATGHPSFVMSASFTNQVLAQIELWTKGEDYAPGVYILPKHLDEKVARLHLERIGVKLTQLKPDQAEYIGVTVEGPFKPEHYRY; encoded by the coding sequence ATGGCCGATTACGTCATCAAGGATATCGCTCTGGCCGACTATGGCCGCAAAGAGCTCGACATCGCCGAAACCGAAATGCCGGGCCTGATGGCCTGCCGCACGGAATTCGGTGAAAGCAAGCCGCTGAAAGGCGCGCGCATCGCGGGGTCGCTGCACATGACCGTGCAGACCGCCGTGTTGATTGAAACGCTCAAGGCGCTTGGCGCCGATGTGCGTTGGGCCTCGTGCAACATCTTCTCGACGCAGGATCACGCGGCCGCGGCGATCGCCGCTGGCGGCACGCCCGTCTTCGCGATCAAGGGCGAGACGCTCACGGAATACTGGTCCTATACCGACCAGATCTTCCAGTTCGAGGAAGGCACCTGCAACATGATCCTCGACGATGGCGGGGATGCGACGCTCTACATCCTGCTCGGCGCGCGCGTCGAAAATGGCGAGCCCGACCTGATCGAAGTGCCCACCTCGGAAGAGGAAGAGGCGCTGTTCGCCCAGATCAAGAAGCGCATGAAGGAAAGCCCCGGCTGGTTCACCAAGCAGCGCGACGCGATCAAGGGCGTCTCCGAAGAGACCACCACCGGCGTGCATCGCCTTTACGATCTGCACAAGAAGGGCCTGCTGCCCTTCCCGGCGATCAACGTGAACGACTCCGTCACCAAGTCGAAATTCGACAATAAATACGGCTGTAAAGAGAGCCTCGTGGACGGCATCCGCCGCGCCACCGACACGATGATGGCCGGCAAGGTCGCTGTGGTCTGCGGTTATGGCGATGTGGGCAAAGGCTCCGCCGCGTCGCTGCGTGGCGCGGGCGCTCGCGTGAAGGTCACCGAAGTCGATCCGATCTGCGCGCTGCAAGCCGCGATGGACGGGTTCGAAGTCGTCGTGCTGGAAGACGTCGTCGACAGCGCCGACATCTTCATCACCACCACCGGCAACAAGGACGTCATCCGGATCGAGCATATGCGCGAGATGAAGGACATGGCGATCGTCGGCAATATCGGCCATTTCGACAATGAAATTCAGGTCGCGAACCTGAAGAACCACAAATGGACCAACATCAAGGACCAGGTGGACATGATCGAGATGCCCTCGGGCTCGCGCATCATCCTGCTGTCGGAAGGCCGCCTGCTGAACCTCGGCAACGCGACCGGCCACCCGAGCTTCGTGATGTCGGCGTCGTTCACCAATCAGGTACTGGCGCAGATCGAGCTGTGGACCAAGGGCGAAGACTATGCGCCGGGCGTCTACATCCTGCCCAAACATCTCGACGAAAAGGTCGCCCGTCTGCATCTGGAGCGGATTGGCGTGAAGCTGACCCAGCTCAAGCCCGATCAGGCGGAGTATATCGGTGTCACGGTCGAAGGGCCCTTCAAGCCCGAGCATTACCGCTACTGA
- a CDS encoding TraR/DksA family transcriptional regulator, with protein MTPEDLAARFKPQLEAELAELRSASQDTAQTRKPVELDQQSVGRLSRMDALQNQAMANAVDGRRQHRITAIEAALQRIAEDEFGYCDSCGEPIPEKRLELDPTFTQCVSCRGGG; from the coding sequence ATGACACCCGAAGACCTTGCCGCGCGGTTCAAACCGCAATTGGAGGCGGAGCTGGCCGAGCTGCGCAGCGCGTCGCAGGACACCGCGCAGACCCGCAAACCCGTCGAGCTGGACCAGCAAAGCGTCGGGCGGCTGTCGCGCATGGATGCGCTGCAGAACCAGGCGATGGCCAATGCGGTCGATGGCCGCCGTCAGCACCGGATCACGGCGATCGAGGCCGCGCTCCAGCGCATAGCGGAGGACGAATTCGGCTATTGTGACAGCTGCGGGGAGCCGATCCCCGAGAAGCGTCTCGAACTCGACCCGACCTTCACGCAATGCGTCTCCTGTCGCGGCGGCGGTTGA
- a CDS encoding DUF2853 family protein, translated as MGKRDELIEKYAEDLKSKCGMTPDMDLLTKVTIGCGPSIYDADASTVAATDKAELETVKNNFLIKKLGLSDSPALMDAIDSVIETYGHSERNKYRAVIYYMLTKHFGKESVYA; from the coding sequence ATGGGTAAAAGAGACGAGCTGATTGAGAAATACGCCGAGGATCTGAAATCCAAATGCGGCATGACCCCGGACATGGATCTTCTGACCAAGGTAACGATCGGCTGCGGCCCCTCGATTTACGATGCGGATGCCTCGACCGTGGCGGCGACGGACAAGGCCGAACTTGAAACCGTGAAAAACAATTTCCTCATCAAGAAACTCGGCCTCTCGGACAGCCCGGCGCTGATGGATGCGATCGACAGCGTCATCGAGACCTACGGCCATTCCGAGCGCAACAAATATCGCGCCGTGATTTATTACATGCTTACCAAGCATTTCGGCAAAGAAAGCGTCTACGCCTGA
- a CDS encoding enoyl-CoA hydratase/isomerase family protein — protein sequence MIRHEIENGLWRVTIDRPEKANSLTGAMLGEIADLAERAGREEARAFVLSGNGKVFSAGADLDEAKSGTLATDPVWERLSGAIAALPCLTIAALNGTLAGGAMGMALACDLRIAVPGAKFFYPVMKLGFLPQPSDPARMVALVGPARAKMILMAGQKIEAEEALSWGLIDRIVPHEALEETVEMLAADALGARAAHVAGIKALIR from the coding sequence ATGATCCGCCACGAGATCGAAAACGGGCTGTGGCGCGTGACCATAGACCGGCCTGAAAAAGCCAATTCGCTGACCGGCGCGATGCTGGGTGAGATCGCCGATCTGGCCGAGCGCGCGGGGCGCGAAGAGGCGCGGGCTTTCGTGCTGAGCGGGAATGGCAAGGTCTTCTCCGCCGGCGCCGATCTGGACGAGGCGAAATCCGGCACGCTGGCGACCGATCCGGTCTGGGAGCGGCTTTCGGGCGCGATCGCGGCGCTGCCCTGCCTGACGATCGCGGCGCTCAACGGCACGCTGGCCGGGGGCGCGATGGGCATGGCGCTGGCCTGCGATCTGCGCATCGCCGTGCCGGGCGCGAAGTTCTTCTATCCGGTGATGAAGCTCGGTTTCCTGCCGCAGCCTTCGGACCCGGCGCGCATGGTCGCGCTGGTGGGGCCTGCGCGGGCGAAGATGATCCTGATGGCGGGACAGAAGATCGAGGCCGAAGAGGCGCTGAGCTGGGGGCTGATCGACCGGATCGTGCCGCACGAGGCGCTGGAAGAGACGGTCGAGATGCTGGCCGCCGATGCGCTGGGCGCGCGGGCCGCGCATGTCGCCGGGATCAAGGCGCTGATCCGCTAA
- a CDS encoding DUF2125 domain-containing protein → MAWLKTVGSGAVVVSLLSTTASFADVTAEQVWQAWQSEYQTYGYEVMVGGQNREGDTLTVSDVKMVRNVDNMSLTLDVPELKLRDRGDGTVETTFPETMTGDMTGKPGTDASDIAMKMTMTQTDSKVIVSGSPGDLTYDIDAPKLTMDLDQTVTAEGQDVPVKMYVSLENTKGNYHVVDGDMHSVDSKMSIGTLDLTASGADPEGSGTFNMNGQMNDLAYEGSFAMPKGIDSEKLDEALNAGANLDLSMTYASSNWTTTADSPDGKVDQKSSDEGGKLDIAMSKDGLSFGGQSNTGHIEMTTPELPFPITADIQSADMTFAMPVAKSDEAQDYKAKLGFNGVTVSDNIWAMFDPNGDLPHDPATLQVDLSGKMKLSEDLFSPAAAAMDSPPMQVDTVDINNIKLSMVGADLNGNGALELKNGGPMPMPTGKIDLTLTGANALMDKLVAMGLVPQDQIMFGRMMLGLYAKPTGDDAYESQVEFKDGGEILVNGQRVQ, encoded by the coding sequence ATGGCATGGCTCAAAACCGTCGGTTCCGGCGCCGTTGTGGTTTCGCTGCTGTCCACCACGGCCTCTTTCGCGGATGTCACCGCAGAGCAGGTCTGGCAGGCGTGGCAATCCGAATACCAGACCTACGGCTACGAGGTGATGGTCGGCGGTCAGAACCGAGAGGGCGACACGCTCACCGTCTCCGACGTGAAGATGGTGCGCAATGTCGACAATATGAGCCTCACCCTCGACGTGCCGGAACTCAAGCTGCGCGATCGCGGCGACGGCACGGTGGAGACGACCTTCCCCGAGACGATGACCGGCGACATGACCGGCAAGCCGGGCACCGACGCCTCGGACATCGCCATGAAGATGACGATGACCCAGACGGACAGCAAGGTCATCGTCTCCGGGTCGCCGGGCGACCTGACCTACGATATCGACGCGCCGAAACTGACGATGGATCTCGACCAGACCGTCACCGCCGAGGGGCAGGATGTACCGGTCAAAATGTACGTCTCGCTGGAGAACACCAAGGGCAATTACCACGTCGTCGATGGCGACATGCATTCGGTCGACTCCAAGATGTCCATCGGCACGCTCGACCTGACCGCGTCGGGCGCCGATCCCGAGGGCAGCGGCACGTTCAACATGAACGGCCAGATGAACGACCTCGCCTATGAAGGAAGTTTCGCGATGCCCAAAGGCATCGACTCCGAGAAACTCGACGAGGCGCTCAATGCCGGGGCGAACCTCGATCTGAGCATGACCTATGCCAGCTCGAACTGGACGACGACCGCTGACAGTCCCGACGGCAAGGTCGATCAGAAATCCAGCGATGAGGGCGGCAAGCTCGATATCGCGATGTCGAAGGACGGCCTGTCCTTCGGTGGCCAGAGCAATACCGGCCATATCGAGATGACGACGCCCGAACTTCCCTTCCCGATCACCGCGGATATCCAGTCGGCGGACATGACCTTCGCGATGCCGGTCGCGAAATCGGATGAGGCGCAGGATTACAAGGCGAAGCTTGGCTTCAACGGCGTCACGGTCTCGGACAATATCTGGGCCATGTTCGACCCGAATGGCGATCTGCCGCATGACCCGGCGACGCTGCAGGTCGATCTCTCGGGCAAGATGAAGCTCTCCGAGGACCTGTTCAGCCCGGCCGCCGCCGCGATGGACTCGCCGCCGATGCAGGTCGACACCGTCGATATCAACAACATCAAGCTGTCGATGGTCGGCGCCGATCTGAACGGCAACGGCGCGCTCGAGCTGAAAAATGGCGGGCCGATGCCGATGCCCACGGGCAAGATCGACCTGACGCTGACCGGGGCGAATGCGCTGATGGACAAGCTGGTCGCGATGGGGCTCGTGCCGCAGGATCAGATCATGTTCGGGCGGATGATGCTCGGCCTCTACGCCAAGCCCACGGGCGACGATGCCTACGAGTCGCAGGTCGAGTTCAAGGATGGCGGGGAAATCCTCGTCAACGGCCAACGCGTCCAGTAA